In one Hyphomicrobium sp. 99 genomic region, the following are encoded:
- a CDS encoding efflux RND transporter permease subunit yields MSVSRPFIERPIATFLLAVATILGGILGYVSLPISSLPQVDFPTVEVTTELPGASPETMSTLVTASLERQFGQIQSLASMSSTSSFGLSRITLQFNLDRDIDAAAQDVQAAINAAGSTLPRNLPYPPTYSKVNPADTPIVTLALTSDTQSLRSLSDLADTLLAQRLSSVSGVGHVAIEGGIKPAVRVEADVSRLASYGLSMADLSTAISSANVAGPKGSLDGAKQSYTIAANDQIDQAHVYEDVIIAYRNSAPVRIKDVARVYEGLENTRVGGWYNGKPAVIVDVQRQPGANVLDTVSRIKQELPRVESSMPAGVNLQIVSDRTGTIKASVNDVQFTLVLSVGLVIMVVLLFLRSIRATIIAGVALPVSLIATFGVMYFCGFSLDNLSLMALTIGTGFVVDDAIVMIENVVRHIEKGEKPMKAALDGAREIGFTVISLTLSLIAVFIPLLFMTGLVGRMFREFAMTLTIAVVVSAVVSLTLTPMMCSRLLRAGGHDEKEGVIGRFFERVISAYGRSLEFIFRHQGATLLVALLTVVVTVWLYVIMPKGFLPDQDTGAITAVVEGGPQISFTEMTRLQQEVAAIAAADPDVSGVASIVGIGQLNATQNVGSLKIMLKPRDERKSNVVQVIQRLKHAVRPTAGTIVYFQPVQDVQISTQTSRARYQYTLASTDVDEVSEWSKKMAAALHASPFLRNVASEEVDGGLIARVDVDRVTAGRLGVTMQAVNDALSNAFGQRQVSTIYEQANQYRVVLEAAPEYRSDPSRLDRLYVPSSTTGTQVLLKSVATVKYETAPLAISHQDQFPAITISFNLAPNASLSDALAAIDTAKKEVNLPASVTGTFYGDAAEFSKSLENQPWLILAAIVTIYIVLGVLYESLIHPFTILTTLPSAGIGAALALELTGNDLSFVALIGIILLMGIVKKNAIMMIDFALEAERERGLSPRDSIKEAALLRFRPIMMTTLAALFGALPLALESGTGSELRNPLGITIVGGLLLSQLLTLYTTPVIYLTMERLRARLTGRIVDTGEEPATAELTARSRSLSEAAE; encoded by the coding sequence ATGAGCGTTTCCCGGCCCTTCATCGAGCGGCCGATCGCGACGTTCCTTCTCGCGGTCGCGACCATCCTCGGCGGTATCCTCGGCTACGTCTCGTTGCCGATATCGTCGCTGCCGCAGGTCGATTTTCCAACCGTCGAAGTGACGACCGAGCTTCCGGGTGCAAGCCCAGAGACGATGTCGACGCTCGTCACGGCGTCGCTCGAACGTCAGTTCGGCCAGATCCAATCGCTTGCGTCGATGTCATCGACGAGTTCGTTCGGATTGAGCCGCATCACCCTGCAATTCAATCTCGACCGCGATATCGACGCCGCGGCTCAGGACGTGCAAGCGGCCATCAACGCCGCCGGTTCGACGTTGCCACGGAACCTTCCCTATCCTCCGACCTATTCGAAGGTTAATCCCGCCGACACGCCCATCGTCACGCTAGCGTTGACGTCGGATACTCAATCGCTGCGTTCGCTTTCGGATCTTGCCGATACGCTGCTGGCGCAACGGCTTTCCTCGGTATCGGGCGTCGGTCACGTGGCGATCGAGGGCGGCATCAAGCCTGCCGTGCGCGTCGAAGCAGACGTGTCGCGTCTCGCGAGCTACGGCCTCAGCATGGCCGATCTCAGCACCGCCATTTCGAGCGCAAACGTCGCCGGCCCCAAGGGTTCGCTCGACGGCGCAAAGCAATCTTACACGATCGCCGCGAACGACCAGATCGATCAGGCGCACGTCTACGAAGACGTCATCATCGCCTATCGCAACAGCGCGCCTGTTCGCATCAAGGATGTGGCACGAGTCTACGAAGGCTTGGAAAACACGCGCGTCGGCGGCTGGTACAATGGCAAGCCTGCCGTCATCGTCGACGTGCAAAGGCAGCCGGGCGCCAACGTCCTCGATACGGTTTCGCGCATCAAGCAAGAGTTGCCGCGTGTTGAAAGCAGCATGCCGGCGGGCGTCAATCTGCAGATCGTCAGCGATCGCACCGGCACGATCAAGGCTTCCGTCAACGACGTGCAGTTCACGCTCGTTTTGAGCGTCGGGCTCGTCATCATGGTCGTGCTCTTGTTCCTGCGTTCGATCCGGGCAACGATCATCGCGGGCGTCGCGTTGCCGGTGTCGCTGATCGCCACGTTCGGCGTCATGTATTTCTGCGGCTTCAGTCTCGACAATCTGTCGCTGATGGCGTTGACGATCGGCACCGGCTTCGTCGTCGACGATGCGATCGTGATGATCGAGAACGTCGTGCGCCACATCGAGAAGGGCGAAAAGCCGATGAAGGCCGCGCTCGACGGTGCGCGCGAAATTGGCTTCACGGTCATATCGCTGACGCTGTCGCTGATCGCCGTTTTCATACCGTTGCTTTTCATGACGGGTCTCGTCGGACGCATGTTCCGCGAATTCGCAATGACGCTGACGATCGCTGTCGTCGTCTCGGCCGTCGTATCGCTGACGCTGACGCCGATGATGTGCTCCAGACTTCTGCGTGCCGGCGGCCATGACGAAAAAGAGGGCGTGATCGGCCGCTTCTTCGAGCGCGTGATCAGCGCTTATGGCCGTTCCCTGGAATTTATATTCCGGCATCAGGGCGCAACGCTTCTGGTGGCGCTCCTGACCGTTGTCGTCACCGTCTGGCTCTACGTCATCATGCCGAAGGGTTTCCTGCCGGATCAGGATACCGGCGCGATCACGGCCGTGGTCGAAGGCGGCCCCCAGATTTCATTTACTGAGATGACGCGCCTGCAACAGGAGGTGGCGGCCATCGCCGCGGCCGACCCGGATGTCTCGGGCGTCGCCTCGATCGTCGGGATCGGCCAGCTCAACGCCACGCAGAATGTCGGCAGCCTCAAGATCATGCTGAAGCCGCGCGACGAGCGAAAGTCCAATGTCGTGCAGGTGATCCAGCGGCTGAAGCACGCCGTCAGACCGACGGCTGGCACGATCGTCTACTTCCAGCCCGTGCAGGACGTGCAAATTTCGACGCAGACAAGCCGCGCGCGCTACCAGTACACGCTCGCGAGCACCGACGTAGACGAGGTTTCCGAGTGGTCGAAGAAGATGGCCGCCGCGCTTCATGCGTCGCCGTTCCTTCGCAATGTTGCTTCCGAAGAGGTCGACGGCGGCTTGATCGCGCGGGTCGATGTCGATCGCGTCACCGCCGGTCGCCTCGGCGTCACGATGCAGGCCGTGAACGATGCGCTGAGCAACGCTTTTGGCCAGCGTCAGGTCTCGACGATCTACGAGCAGGCCAACCAGTATCGCGTCGTCCTCGAGGCGGCGCCCGAATACCGGAGCGATCCATCGCGGCTGGACCGGCTCTATGTGCCCTCGAGCACGACGGGCACGCAGGTTCTGCTGAAGTCCGTCGCGACAGTGAAGTATGAGACCGCGCCGCTCGCGATCAGCCACCAGGATCAGTTCCCGGCTATCACCATCAGCTTCAACCTCGCGCCCAATGCGTCGCTGAGTGATGCGCTTGCGGCGATCGATACTGCGAAGAAAGAGGTCAATCTTCCGGCATCTGTCACGGGCACATTCTATGGCGATGCGGCTGAATTCTCGAAGTCGCTCGAAAACCAGCCCTGGCTGATCCTCGCCGCCATCGTCACAATCTACATCGTACTCGGCGTTCTCTACGAAAGTCTCATCCATCCGTTCACGATTTTGACGACGCTACCGTCGGCCGGCATCGGCGCGGCGTTGGCGCTGGAACTCACCGGCAACGATCTCTCGTTCGTCGCGCTCATCGGCATCATTCTGCTCATGGGCATCGTGAAGAAGAACGCGATCATGATGATCGACTTCGCGCTCGAGGCTGAACGTGAGCGCGGACTCTCGCCCCGGGATTCCATCAAGGAAGCCGCGCTGCTTCGTTTCCGGCCGATCATGATGACGACGCTTGCGGCGCTATTCGGCGCGCTCCCGTTGGCGCTTGAAAGCGGGACGGGTTCGGAACTCAGAAATCCGCTCGGCATCACGATCGTCGGCGGTTTGCTCTTGAGCCAGTTGCTGACGCTCTACACGACGCCGGTCATCTACCTCACGATGGAACGCCTTCGCGCGCGCCTCACCGGCCGGATCGTCGACACGGGCGAAGAACCCGCAACAGCCGAATTGACCGCAAGATCACGTAGCCTTTCGGAGGCCGCGGAGTAG
- a CDS encoding efflux RND transporter periplasmic adaptor subunit, with protein MTLLRWVSTVVIVGAIAGGVYYMMHGQAPDSVSASRRGAGMGGPVAVIAKNTDRADVPIYLEGVGSVKALNTATVRAQVDGRLLSVNFNEGQDVKKGDVLAKIDPVTYQAQLDQAIAKKALDEALLANTKKDLERFQKVGTLAISQQQIDTQLALVKQQEAQIKSDAASIENATAILGYTTIVAPFDGRTGIRLVDEGNLVHSGDAGGIVVMTQVQPISVLFTLPQQQLPMLTKSSAEGKLTAYALSTDGQTELDTGTLKVIDNQVDQQTGTIRLKADFPNEKRQLWPGQFVNVRLLVDTLKGVIVAPTEAVQRGPDGTYVYVVGADNTAEMRPVKISRQDEKFAVIADGLTEGEKVVTSGFGRLKDGATVSVSDGKAPEQSPPALSKKSADGKKAARVGDAANVGVQSAQATAPAAPDAALVTGSTSEDKKNSDKHRHSHRDNGASP; from the coding sequence ATGACGCTTCTGCGGTGGGTTTCTACAGTTGTGATCGTCGGCGCTATCGCCGGCGGCGTTTACTATATGATGCACGGGCAAGCGCCTGACAGCGTTAGCGCCAGCCGGCGAGGCGCCGGGATGGGCGGCCCCGTGGCTGTCATTGCGAAGAACACCGATCGGGCCGATGTGCCGATCTATCTTGAAGGTGTCGGCTCGGTCAAAGCGCTCAACACGGCGACCGTGCGCGCCCAGGTCGACGGCCGCCTTCTGAGCGTCAATTTCAATGAAGGCCAGGATGTCAAGAAGGGCGACGTGCTGGCGAAAATCGATCCGGTGACCTACCAGGCGCAGCTCGATCAAGCCATCGCGAAGAAGGCTTTGGACGAAGCGCTGCTCGCCAATACCAAAAAGGATCTCGAGCGTTTCCAGAAGGTGGGCACGCTTGCCATCTCGCAGCAGCAGATCGATACGCAGCTCGCGCTCGTCAAGCAGCAGGAAGCTCAGATCAAGTCCGATGCCGCCTCGATCGAGAACGCAACCGCGATCCTCGGCTACACGACGATCGTGGCGCCATTCGATGGGCGAACCGGCATCCGGCTCGTCGATGAGGGTAATCTCGTCCATTCCGGCGATGCAGGCGGCATCGTGGTGATGACGCAGGTGCAGCCGATCTCGGTTTTATTCACCCTGCCGCAGCAGCAATTGCCGATGCTGACCAAATCAAGCGCCGAAGGGAAGCTGACCGCCTACGCATTGTCGACGGACGGCCAGACCGAACTCGATACGGGCACGCTCAAGGTCATCGACAATCAGGTCGATCAGCAAACCGGCACGATCCGTCTCAAGGCCGATTTTCCCAACGAAAAACGCCAGCTTTGGCCCGGGCAGTTCGTCAACGTTCGCCTGCTCGTCGATACGCTCAAAGGCGTCATCGTCGCGCCGACGGAAGCCGTGCAGCGGGGACCCGACGGCACCTACGTCTATGTCGTCGGCGCCGATAACACGGCTGAGATGCGGCCGGTCAAGATTTCGCGCCAGGACGAAAAATTCGCCGTCATCGCCGATGGCCTGACCGAGGGCGAGAAAGTCGTCACGAGCGGCTTTGGCCGCCTCAAGGACGGCGCGACTGTCTCGGTCAGCGATGGCAAAGCGCCCGAACAGAGCCCGCCGGCGCTATCGAAAAAATCAGCCGACGGCAAAAAGGCCGCCCGCGTGGGTGACGCAGCAAACGTTGGCGTGCAATCAGCACAGGCGACGGCTCCGGCCGCACCGGACGCCGCTCTCGTCACGGGCTCGACGAGCGAAGACAAAAAGAATTCGGACAAACATCGTCATTCACACCGGGATAACGGCGCATCGCCATGA
- the msrB gene encoding peptide-methionine (R)-S-oxide reductase MsrB, protein MYSRRDFSRLGIALAGGFATLKAASGFAAEAHAETFEITKSDDEWKKELTPEQFDVLRKQGTERAGTSPLDQNDAAGTYLCAGCTLALFSSDTKFHSGTGWPSFWKPLDNAVATTVDKSYFMTRTEVHCRRCGGHLGHVFDDGPKPTGLRYCMNGVALKFEPKVAG, encoded by the coding sequence ATGTATTCACGGCGCGATTTTTCGAGGCTGGGGATAGCCCTGGCCGGGGGCTTCGCAACGCTCAAGGCCGCTTCGGGGTTTGCCGCTGAAGCGCACGCAGAAACCTTCGAGATCACGAAGTCCGACGACGAGTGGAAGAAGGAGCTGACGCCGGAGCAGTTCGATGTTCTGCGCAAGCAAGGCACGGAGCGCGCCGGGACTTCGCCTCTCGATCAGAATGATGCCGCGGGCACTTATCTCTGTGCAGGTTGCACTTTGGCGCTCTTTTCCTCCGACACGAAGTTCCACAGCGGCACGGGCTGGCCAAGCTTTTGGAAGCCGCTCGATAACGCCGTCGCGACGACGGTCGACAAAAGTTACTTCATGACGCGAACCGAAGTTCATTGCCGCCGCTGTGGCGGTCATCTCGGCCACGTTTTCGACGATGGACCCAAGCCCACTGGACTCCGCTACTGCATGAACGGCGTGGCTTTGAAATTCGAACCGAAGGTGGCGGGGTAA
- the sfsA gene encoding DNA/RNA nuclease SfsA, with protein MKFSHPLVPGILVQRYKRFLADVTTADGVTITASCPNTGSMLGLTTPGSRVWLSESDSPTRKYRHTWEMIEADLGQGAHLVGINSGRPNGLVTEAIQSGLIPELAGYASLRREVKYGINSRIDVLLSGGTEPRDCYVEVKNVHLMRSAGEAEFPDSKTERGAKHLRELASMVDEGHRAVMVFLVQRSDAEKFSLAADIDPAYAAEFQTAAASGVEMLCYRCRLSPSEITVEKRLEIADLR; from the coding sequence ATGAAATTCTCACATCCTCTCGTTCCCGGCATTCTCGTTCAACGCTATAAGCGCTTCCTCGCGGACGTGACGACCGCGGACGGCGTTACGATTACGGCCAGCTGTCCGAATACGGGCTCGATGCTCGGGCTCACAACCCCGGGCTCGCGCGTGTGGCTCTCTGAAAGCGACAGCCCGACGCGCAAATATCGCCATACCTGGGAAATGATCGAGGCCGATCTCGGCCAAGGGGCTCATCTCGTCGGCATCAATTCGGGGCGTCCGAACGGGCTGGTGACGGAAGCCATTCAATCAGGTCTGATCCCGGAACTCGCCGGTTACGCGTCGCTGCGGCGCGAAGTGAAGTACGGGATCAACAGCCGGATCGACGTTCTTCTTTCAGGGGGCACGGAGCCTCGCGATTGCTACGTCGAGGTGAAAAACGTGCACCTGATGCGCAGCGCCGGGGAAGCCGAATTCCCCGATAGCAAAACCGAGCGGGGTGCGAAGCACTTGCGCGAGCTCGCCAGCATGGTTGACGAGGGCCATCGGGCGGTCATGGTTTTTCTTGTGCAGCGCAGCGACGCCGAGAAATTCTCGCTCGCCGCCGACATCGACCCCGCTTATGCCGCAGAATTTCAGACTGCGGCTGCTTCCGGCGTGGAAATGCTCTGCTATAGGTGCCGGCTCAGCCCTTCGGAAATCACGGTCGAGAAGCGGCTTGAGATTGCAGATCTTAGATAA
- a CDS encoding molybdopterin-binding protein, with the protein MQTSASGTLAEERIVTAALLVIGDEILSGRTKDRNIGAVAEHLTNIGIRLREVRIVPDDEADIIAAVDALRRRYDYLFTTGGIGPTHDDITADTVAKAFGVPIGIDARAEKILRDYYAAKGLDMTPARLRMARIPSGADLIENPVSGAPGFRIGNVFVMAGVPSIAEAMLQSVTPDLETGAKLLSITIPVNRPESEIAEVFSAHQQLYRDVQMGSYPLLRDGRPASDLVLRCADEARLAEAADTLKAALQL; encoded by the coding sequence ATGCAGACATCGGCGAGCGGAACCTTGGCTGAAGAACGGATCGTGACGGCAGCACTGCTCGTCATCGGCGACGAAATTCTTTCCGGACGAACGAAGGATCGCAATATCGGCGCGGTGGCCGAGCATCTGACGAATATTGGCATCAGGCTCCGCGAAGTGCGCATCGTGCCCGACGATGAAGCCGACATTATCGCCGCCGTGGATGCCCTCCGGCGCCGGTACGATTATCTCTTCACGACCGGCGGCATCGGCCCGACCCACGATGACATCACGGCGGATACCGTCGCCAAGGCATTCGGCGTGCCGATTGGCATCGACGCGAGAGCCGAGAAAATTCTTCGCGATTACTATGCGGCCAAGGGCCTGGACATGACGCCCGCGCGCCTTCGTATGGCGCGGATTCCTTCAGGGGCGGACTTGATCGAAAATCCGGTTTCCGGCGCACCGGGCTTTCGCATCGGCAATGTCTTCGTGATGGCTGGCGTGCCATCCATTGCAGAGGCGATGCTGCAAAGCGTGACGCCGGATCTCGAAACCGGCGCCAAGCTTTTGTCGATCACCATTCCGGTCAATCGTCCGGAAAGCGAGATCGCTGAAGTGTTTTCCGCTCACCAGCAGCTCTATCGCGACGTGCAGATGGGAAGCTATCCCTTGCTCCGCGACGGCCGCCCCGCATCTGATCTGGTGTTGCGCTGCGCTGACGAAGCCCGCCTCGCCGAAGCCGCAGACACGCTCAAAGCCGCTTTGCAGCTGTAG
- a CDS encoding inorganic phosphate transporter, giving the protein MSDVALSGALAGAAGTPSSKPKLDHGTSPITVLIFLALLAGGLFFTAYSLYQDIEAANVPVTTWLPFLLLGVALLIALGFEFVNGFHDTANAVATVIYTHSMPANVAVLWSGFFNFLGVLLSTGAVAFGIISLLPVELILQVGSSAGFAMVFALLIAAIIWNLGTWWLGLPSSSSHTLIGSIIGVGVANSLLHGGNGTSGVDWGKAQEIGTSLLVSPVVGFTCAAALLLILKFIIRNPALYKEPAGTQPPPWWIRGLLILTCTGVSFAHGSNDGQKGMGLIMLILIGTVPMAYALNRTPGPSQIVEFKANAASAAAVIEKQASGYNVLGNPRPAVESYISSRTINEGTYPSLAALVREISQQVETYGALDKVPAAAVSNVRNDMYLASEALRFLLKDKANNLKADDVKSITAFKGSLDKATRFIPLWVKVAVAIALGLGTMIGWKRIVVTVGEKIGKTHLTYAQGASAELIAMATIGAADAYGLPVSTTHVLSSGVAGTMAANGSGLQWSTVRNLLMAWVLTLPVSIVLAGSLYVIFSKVF; this is encoded by the coding sequence ATGTCTGACGTGGCGTTGAGCGGGGCACTCGCCGGGGCGGCCGGCACACCAAGTAGCAAGCCCAAACTCGATCACGGCACGAGCCCGATTACGGTGCTCATCTTCCTGGCGCTGTTGGCCGGCGGCCTGTTCTTCACTGCCTACAGTCTCTATCAGGATATCGAAGCCGCAAACGTTCCGGTCACGACGTGGCTGCCTTTCCTGTTGCTGGGCGTTGCGCTGCTGATCGCTCTCGGCTTCGAATTCGTCAACGGCTTCCACGACACCGCCAACGCCGTCGCGACTGTCATCTACACGCACTCAATGCCGGCCAACGTTGCTGTGCTCTGGTCCGGCTTCTTCAACTTCCTCGGCGTGCTGCTTTCGACCGGCGCCGTCGCCTTCGGCATCATCTCATTGCTTCCCGTCGAACTCATCCTGCAGGTCGGATCGAGCGCCGGCTTCGCGATGGTGTTCGCGCTGTTGATTGCCGCCATCATCTGGAACCTCGGCACCTGGTGGCTTGGCCTGCCGTCATCGTCGTCGCACACGCTGATCGGCTCGATCATCGGCGTCGGCGTCGCGAACTCATTGCTGCACGGCGGCAACGGCACCTCGGGCGTCGATTGGGGCAAAGCTCAGGAAATCGGCACCTCGCTGCTGGTATCGCCGGTCGTCGGCTTCACCTGCGCGGCGGCTCTGCTTCTCATCCTGAAATTCATCATCCGCAATCCCGCCCTTTACAAGGAGCCCGCAGGCACCCAGCCGCCGCCGTGGTGGATCCGTGGCCTTCTGATCCTCACCTGCACCGGCGTTTCGTTCGCGCACGGTTCGAACGACGGACAGAAGGGCATGGGCCTCATTATGCTCATCCTCATCGGTACCGTCCCGATGGCCTACGCTCTGAACCGGACGCCGGGCCCGTCGCAGATCGTCGAGTTCAAGGCGAACGCCGCGAGTGCCGCTGCGGTGATCGAGAAGCAGGCTTCGGGCTATAACGTTCTGGGCAACCCGCGTCCGGCCGTTGAATCGTACATCTCGTCGCGCACGATCAACGAGGGCACGTATCCGAGCCTCGCCGCTTTGGTTCGTGAGATCTCTCAGCAGGTCGAAACGTACGGTGCGCTCGACAAGGTCCCGGCGGCCGCCGTCTCGAACGTTCGTAACGACATGTACTTGGCGTCGGAAGCGCTCCGCTTCCTGCTCAAGGACAAAGCCAACAACCTGAAGGCCGACGACGTCAAATCGATCACGGCGTTCAAGGGCTCGCTCGACAAGGCCACGCGCTTTATCCCGCTCTGGGTCAAGGTGGCGGTCGCGATAGCTCTCGGCCTCGGCACGATGATCGGCTGGAAGCGCATCGTCGTGACGGTGGGCGAGAAGATCGGCAAGACGCATCTGACCTACGCGCAAGGTGCTTCTGCTGAGCTCATCGCCATGGCAACCATTGGAGCGGCCGACGCATACGGCTTGCCGGTTTCGACAACCCACGTCTTGTCGTCGGGTGTGGCGGGAACAATGGCTGCCAACGGCTCGGGACTACAGTGGTCGACCGTGCGCAACCTGCTCATGGCTTGGGTGCTGACGCTTCCGGTCTCGATCGTTCTCGCCGGGTCGCTCTACGTCATCTTCTCGAAAGTGTTCTGA
- a CDS encoding GIY-YIG nuclease family protein, with amino-acid sequence MRSKSPCVYILASGQNGTLYIGVTSDLHARMAQHTQKLIPGFTERYDVSHLVYFEFHPTLEQAIGREKQLKEWRRQWKLRLIEQMNPQWLNLFDPQTGEISAGPFDRSEQST; translated from the coding sequence GTGCGCAGCAAATCACCGTGCGTCTACATATTGGCGAGCGGCCAAAACGGCACGCTCTACATCGGCGTCACGAGCGATCTTCACGCGCGTATGGCCCAACACACCCAGAAGCTGATACCGGGTTTTACCGAACGATATGACGTGTCGCATCTCGTCTACTTCGAGTTCCATCCGACGCTCGAGCAGGCCATCGGACGCGAGAAGCAACTGAAGGAATGGCGGCGACAGTGGAAACTGCGCTTGATCGAGCAAATGAACCCGCAATGGCTTAACTTGTTCGACCCGCAAACCGGCGAGATCAGCGCTGGCCCGTTTGATAGGTCGGAGCAGAGTACCTGA